From Strigops habroptila isolate Jane chromosome 1, bStrHab1.2.pri, whole genome shotgun sequence, a single genomic window includes:
- the LOC115614531 gene encoding solute carrier family 12 member 6-like isoform X2, with the protein MSGAGPRRGAGAEPSESSPEPPSPSSSRPPRSDSSPSPSPSEPTTPPPAGHAPSRQRGGASSRHAPSEAGLPCDRHLALFEEELATRPRVPAMLRRIAQYSALSPDSDTPRRVLGTLLGVAVPALQTLLGLVLVLRLPWVVGTGGVLQACSIGLLLSTCAVLTAVSLSAIATNGLDPGGCSLGLLSGALGPEAGGAVGLCAFLSAAFTAAAAALGTAEILLAYVVPGAAVLPGRGRSRRLNNGRGYGAVLLALLGLGAAAGPATTATTAAATLGPAGLVLVLLGLQAGALRAAIMGGPLHPLCLPAQPGGCLQPCPTALPHSMGNNGTQGATRVAFPGPSTHLLAQNLWPHPPEVRGRAAEGEEEEEGDDDDSSFGVLLGLSLPITSGVLWGCSRCGELRDIAGSIPAGSLGAALATTLGYLSAALLLGASVEGQLLRDKFGASLRGTPVAGVASWPSPWVPLTGALLSAVGAGLQALLGGSRLLRGLARTRALPLPHALGRGWLWPLAATVTVAELGVLLGSLDLLSPVLSVFWLTSYLGLNLACALQGLLPTPGWSPRCRLYHWAASMAGAGLCLALMLVACWYCGLLALGIGATAYKYLEYRGAQSEWGEGLRGLSLSAARFALLRLEDGRPPAASWRPQLLVLLKLDEELRATQPQVLALAAQLQAGKGLTVVGTVIPGELPCDQPRARAAEQALREGLAGAGARGFVQVLVSPGRGPGLAALVQGCGLGALRPNAVLMGWPHGWRRRHDPAAARRFVELLRVAGAGARALLVAKGPLGTGAPGGTLDIWWVVGDGRLLTLLPLLLRQHPAWRGCCVRLFTVALLEDNSVRLRRLLEAVARRRGLPAQTHVVELHDSDVSAYTYERTLMMEQRSQMLRQMRQAQAPSTAGEEEEEEEEGGLPRRGPSPGNVRRMHAAERLNEVLGQHSGGARLVLLDLPPPPPRGPRPLDNYLEFLEVLTEGLGPVLLVRGGDSESPGP; encoded by the exons ATGTCGGGGGCGGGGCCTCGCCGAGGGGCCGGGGCCGAGCCGTCGGAGAGCAGCCCGGAGCCGCCCTCCCCGTCCagctcccgcccgccccgctccgactccagccccagccccagccccagcgaGCCGACCACGCCCCCTCCCGCGGGACACGCCCCCTCCCGCCAGCGGGGTGGGGCTTCCTCCCGCCACGCCCCCTCGGAGGCGGGGCTCCCATGTGACAGGCACCTTGCGCTCTTCGAG gAGGAGCTGGCCACCCGCCCCCGTGTCCCTGCCATGCTGCGCCGCATCGCCCAATACAGCGCCCTCAGCCCGGACAGTGACACGCCG CGGCgggtgctggggacactgtTGGGGGTGGCGGTGCCGGCGCTGCAGacgctgctggggctggtgctggtgctgcggCTGCCCTGGGTGGTCGGCACTGGAGGGGTGCTGCAGGCCTGCTCCATCGGCCTCCTCCTCAGTACCTGC GCTGTGCTGACCGCCGTGTCGTTGAGCGCCATCGCCACCAACGGCCTTGACCCCG GGGGCTGTTCCCTGGGGCTGCTGTCGGGGGCGCTGGGCCCCGAGGCGGGAGGGGCCGTGGGGCTCTGTGCCTTCCTCAGCGCCGCCTTcaccgctgccgccgccgccctggGCACCGCCGAGATCCTGCTG GCGTACGTGGTGCCGGGGGCCGCCGTCCTACCGGGCCGCGGCCGCAGTCGGCGCTTGAACAATGGGCGTGGATACGGGGcggtgctgctggcactgctggggctgggggctgctgccgGCCCGGCCACCACCGCCACCACCGCTGCTGCCACGCTGGGTCCTGCcgggctggtgctggtgctgctggggctgcaggcaggggccCTGCGCGCTGCCATCATGGGGGGCCCCCTGCACCC GCTCTGCTTGCCTGCCCAGCCTGGtggctgcctccagccctgccccacagctctgccccacagcatgggcaacaaTGGTACCCAAGGAGCCACACGGGTGGCATTCCCGGGGCCCAGCACCCATCTGCTGGCAC AGAACCTGTGGCCCCATCCCCCCGAGGTGCgggggagagcagcagagggggaggaggaggaggagggggatgATGATGACTCCTCGtttggggtgctgctggggctcagccTGCCCATCACCTCGG gagtgctgtggggctgcagccgCTGTGGGGAGCTGCGTGACATCGCCGGCTCCATCCCAGCTGGGAGCCTGGGGGCTGCCCTGGCCACCACCTTGGGCT ACCTGAGCGCGGCGCTGCTGCTGGGGGCCTCCGTCGAGGGGCAGCTGCTGCGGGACAA GTTTGGCGCATCGCTGCGGGGGACACCAGTGGCTGGGGTGGCCTCGTGGCCATCACCGTGGGTGCCACTGACTGGGGCCTTGCTGTCGGCGGTGGGGGCCGGGCTGCAGGCGCTGCTGGGGGGCAGCCGGTTGCTGCGGGGCCTGGCCCGTACCCGCGCCCTCCCACTGCCACAT GCGCTGGGTCGTGGATGGCTCTGGCCACTGGCAGCAACAGTGACCGTGGCTGAACTCGGTGTCCTCTTGGGTTCCCTCGACCTCTTGTCACCCGTCCTCTCCGT CTTCTGGCTCACGTCCTACCTGGGGTTGAACCTGGCCTGTGCCCTTCAAGGGTTGTTGCCCACCCCAGGATGGAGCCCCCGCTGTCGCCTCTACCACTG GGCAGCGTCGATGGCAGGCGCGGGGCTGTGCCTTGCACTGATGCTTGTTGCCTGCTGGTACTGTGGGCTGCTCGCCCTCGGCATCGGTGCCACTGCCTACAAGTACCTGGAGTACCGGGG GGCACAGAGCGAGTGGGGCGAGGGGCTGCGGGGTCTGTCACTCAGCGCCGCACGATTTGCCCTCCTGCGCTTGGAGGATGGGCGGCCACCTGCCGCAAGCTGGAG GccacagctgctggtgctgctgaagtTGGATGAGGAGCTGCGGGCGACGCAGCCGCAGGTGCTGGCACTGGCGGCGCAGCTCCAGGCCGGGAAGGGGCTCACAGTTGTCGGCACCGTCATCCCCGGGGAGCTGCCTTGTGATCAGCCCCGTGCCCGTGCTGCTGAGCAG GCGCTGCGGGAGGGGCTGGCAGGGGCCGGGGCCCGCGGCTTTGTGCAGGTGCTGGTGTCACCGGGGCGGGGGCCAGGGCTGGCAGCGCTGGTGCAGGGCTGCGGCCTGGGGGCATTGCGCCCCAACGCAGTGCTCATGGGTTGGCCCCACGGCTGGCGCCGGCGCCACGACCCTGCTGCCGCACGGAGATTCGTCG agctgctgcggGTGGCAGGGGCCGGGGCCCGGGCGCTGCTGGTGGCCAAGGGGCCACTGGGGACCGGGGCACCAGGGGGCACCTTGGACATCTGGTGGGTGGTGGGCGATGGGCGTCTGCtcaccctcctgcccctcctgctGCGGCAGCACCCG GCCTGGCGCGGGTGCTGCGTGCGGCTGTTCACGGTGGCGCTGCTGGAGGACAACAGTGTGCGGCTGCGGCGGCTGCTGGAGGCCGTGGCCCGGCGCCGGGGGCTGCCCGCACAGACCCACGTTGTGGAGCTG CATGACAGCGACGTCTCTGCCTACACATATGAGCGGACACTGATGATGGAGCAGCGCTCGCAGATGCTGCGCCAGATGCGGCAGGCACAG GCCCCCAGCACAGccggggaggaagaggaggaggaggaagaaggaggacTGCCCCGGCGAGGACCCAGCCC GGGGAACGTGCGGCGCATGCATGCGGCCGAGCGGCTGAACGAGGTGCTGGGGCAGCACTCGGGGGGGGCCCGTCTGGTGCTGCTGGAcctgccccccccacccccccgcgGGCCCCGGCCCCTCGACAACT ACCTAGAGTTCCTGGAGGTGCTGACAGAGGGGCTGgggccagtgctgctggtgcGGGGGGGAGACAGCGAAAGCCCTGGGCCCTGA
- the LOC115614531 gene encoding solute carrier family 12 member 6-like isoform X1, giving the protein MSGAGPRRGAGAEPSESSPEPPSPSSSRPPRSDSSPSPSPSEPTTPPPAGHAPSRQRGGASSRHAPSEAGLPCDRHLALFEEELATRPRVPAMLRRIAQYSALSPDSDTPRRVLGTLLGVAVPALQTLLGLVLVLRLPWVVGTGGVLQACSIGLLLSTCVSGAVLTAVSLSAIATNGLDPGGCSLGLLSGALGPEAGGAVGLCAFLSAAFTAAAAALGTAEILLAYVVPGAAVLPGRGRSRRLNNGRGYGAVLLALLGLGAAAGPATTATTAAATLGPAGLVLVLLGLQAGALRAAIMGGPLHPLCLPAQPGGCLQPCPTALPHSMGNNGTQGATRVAFPGPSTHLLAQNLWPHPPEVRGRAAEGEEEEEGDDDDSSFGVLLGLSLPITSGVLWGCSRCGELRDIAGSIPAGSLGAALATTLGYLSAALLLGASVEGQLLRDKFGASLRGTPVAGVASWPSPWVPLTGALLSAVGAGLQALLGGSRLLRGLARTRALPLPHALGRGWLWPLAATVTVAELGVLLGSLDLLSPVLSVFWLTSYLGLNLACALQGLLPTPGWSPRCRLYHWAASMAGAGLCLALMLVACWYCGLLALGIGATAYKYLEYRGAQSEWGEGLRGLSLSAARFALLRLEDGRPPAASWRPQLLVLLKLDEELRATQPQVLALAAQLQAGKGLTVVGTVIPGELPCDQPRARAAEQALREGLAGAGARGFVQVLVSPGRGPGLAALVQGCGLGALRPNAVLMGWPHGWRRRHDPAAARRFVELLRVAGAGARALLVAKGPLGTGAPGGTLDIWWVVGDGRLLTLLPLLLRQHPAWRGCCVRLFTVALLEDNSVRLRRLLEAVARRRGLPAQTHVVELHDSDVSAYTYERTLMMEQRSQMLRQMRQAQAPSTAGEEEEEEEEGGLPRRGPSPGNVRRMHAAERLNEVLGQHSGGARLVLLDLPPPPPRGPRPLDNYLEFLEVLTEGLGPVLLVRGGDSESPGP; this is encoded by the exons ATGTCGGGGGCGGGGCCTCGCCGAGGGGCCGGGGCCGAGCCGTCGGAGAGCAGCCCGGAGCCGCCCTCCCCGTCCagctcccgcccgccccgctccgactccagccccagccccagccccagcgaGCCGACCACGCCCCCTCCCGCGGGACACGCCCCCTCCCGCCAGCGGGGTGGGGCTTCCTCCCGCCACGCCCCCTCGGAGGCGGGGCTCCCATGTGACAGGCACCTTGCGCTCTTCGAG gAGGAGCTGGCCACCCGCCCCCGTGTCCCTGCCATGCTGCGCCGCATCGCCCAATACAGCGCCCTCAGCCCGGACAGTGACACGCCG CGGCgggtgctggggacactgtTGGGGGTGGCGGTGCCGGCGCTGCAGacgctgctggggctggtgctggtgctgcggCTGCCCTGGGTGGTCGGCACTGGAGGGGTGCTGCAGGCCTGCTCCATCGGCCTCCTCCTCAGTACCTGCGTGAGTGGG GCTGTGCTGACCGCCGTGTCGTTGAGCGCCATCGCCACCAACGGCCTTGACCCCG GGGGCTGTTCCCTGGGGCTGCTGTCGGGGGCGCTGGGCCCCGAGGCGGGAGGGGCCGTGGGGCTCTGTGCCTTCCTCAGCGCCGCCTTcaccgctgccgccgccgccctggGCACCGCCGAGATCCTGCTG GCGTACGTGGTGCCGGGGGCCGCCGTCCTACCGGGCCGCGGCCGCAGTCGGCGCTTGAACAATGGGCGTGGATACGGGGcggtgctgctggcactgctggggctgggggctgctgccgGCCCGGCCACCACCGCCACCACCGCTGCTGCCACGCTGGGTCCTGCcgggctggtgctggtgctgctggggctgcaggcaggggccCTGCGCGCTGCCATCATGGGGGGCCCCCTGCACCC GCTCTGCTTGCCTGCCCAGCCTGGtggctgcctccagccctgccccacagctctgccccacagcatgggcaacaaTGGTACCCAAGGAGCCACACGGGTGGCATTCCCGGGGCCCAGCACCCATCTGCTGGCAC AGAACCTGTGGCCCCATCCCCCCGAGGTGCgggggagagcagcagagggggaggaggaggaggagggggatgATGATGACTCCTCGtttggggtgctgctggggctcagccTGCCCATCACCTCGG gagtgctgtggggctgcagccgCTGTGGGGAGCTGCGTGACATCGCCGGCTCCATCCCAGCTGGGAGCCTGGGGGCTGCCCTGGCCACCACCTTGGGCT ACCTGAGCGCGGCGCTGCTGCTGGGGGCCTCCGTCGAGGGGCAGCTGCTGCGGGACAA GTTTGGCGCATCGCTGCGGGGGACACCAGTGGCTGGGGTGGCCTCGTGGCCATCACCGTGGGTGCCACTGACTGGGGCCTTGCTGTCGGCGGTGGGGGCCGGGCTGCAGGCGCTGCTGGGGGGCAGCCGGTTGCTGCGGGGCCTGGCCCGTACCCGCGCCCTCCCACTGCCACAT GCGCTGGGTCGTGGATGGCTCTGGCCACTGGCAGCAACAGTGACCGTGGCTGAACTCGGTGTCCTCTTGGGTTCCCTCGACCTCTTGTCACCCGTCCTCTCCGT CTTCTGGCTCACGTCCTACCTGGGGTTGAACCTGGCCTGTGCCCTTCAAGGGTTGTTGCCCACCCCAGGATGGAGCCCCCGCTGTCGCCTCTACCACTG GGCAGCGTCGATGGCAGGCGCGGGGCTGTGCCTTGCACTGATGCTTGTTGCCTGCTGGTACTGTGGGCTGCTCGCCCTCGGCATCGGTGCCACTGCCTACAAGTACCTGGAGTACCGGGG GGCACAGAGCGAGTGGGGCGAGGGGCTGCGGGGTCTGTCACTCAGCGCCGCACGATTTGCCCTCCTGCGCTTGGAGGATGGGCGGCCACCTGCCGCAAGCTGGAG GccacagctgctggtgctgctgaagtTGGATGAGGAGCTGCGGGCGACGCAGCCGCAGGTGCTGGCACTGGCGGCGCAGCTCCAGGCCGGGAAGGGGCTCACAGTTGTCGGCACCGTCATCCCCGGGGAGCTGCCTTGTGATCAGCCCCGTGCCCGTGCTGCTGAGCAG GCGCTGCGGGAGGGGCTGGCAGGGGCCGGGGCCCGCGGCTTTGTGCAGGTGCTGGTGTCACCGGGGCGGGGGCCAGGGCTGGCAGCGCTGGTGCAGGGCTGCGGCCTGGGGGCATTGCGCCCCAACGCAGTGCTCATGGGTTGGCCCCACGGCTGGCGCCGGCGCCACGACCCTGCTGCCGCACGGAGATTCGTCG agctgctgcggGTGGCAGGGGCCGGGGCCCGGGCGCTGCTGGTGGCCAAGGGGCCACTGGGGACCGGGGCACCAGGGGGCACCTTGGACATCTGGTGGGTGGTGGGCGATGGGCGTCTGCtcaccctcctgcccctcctgctGCGGCAGCACCCG GCCTGGCGCGGGTGCTGCGTGCGGCTGTTCACGGTGGCGCTGCTGGAGGACAACAGTGTGCGGCTGCGGCGGCTGCTGGAGGCCGTGGCCCGGCGCCGGGGGCTGCCCGCACAGACCCACGTTGTGGAGCTG CATGACAGCGACGTCTCTGCCTACACATATGAGCGGACACTGATGATGGAGCAGCGCTCGCAGATGCTGCGCCAGATGCGGCAGGCACAG GCCCCCAGCACAGccggggaggaagaggaggaggaggaagaaggaggacTGCCCCGGCGAGGACCCAGCCC GGGGAACGTGCGGCGCATGCATGCGGCCGAGCGGCTGAACGAGGTGCTGGGGCAGCACTCGGGGGGGGCCCGTCTGGTGCTGCTGGAcctgccccccccacccccccgcgGGCCCCGGCCCCTCGACAACT ACCTAGAGTTCCTGGAGGTGCTGACAGAGGGGCTGgggccagtgctgctggtgcGGGGGGGAGACAGCGAAAGCCCTGGGCCCTGA
- the LOC115614531 gene encoding solute carrier family 12 member 6-like isoform X3, whose amino-acid sequence MSGAGPRRGAGAEPSESSPEPPSPSSSRPPRSDSSPSPSPSEPTTPPPAGHAPSRQRGGASSRHAPSEAGLPCDRHLALFEEELATRPRVPAMLRRIAQYSALSPDSDTPAVLTAVSLSAIATNGLDPGGCSLGLLSGALGPEAGGAVGLCAFLSAAFTAAAAALGTAEILLAYVVPGAAVLPGRGRSRRLNNGRGYGAVLLALLGLGAAAGPATTATTAAATLGPAGLVLVLLGLQAGALRAAIMGGPLHPLCLPAQPGGCLQPCPTALPHSMGNNGTQGATRVAFPGPSTHLLAQNLWPHPPEVRGRAAEGEEEEEGDDDDSSFGVLLGLSLPITSGVLWGCSRCGELRDIAGSIPAGSLGAALATTLGYLSAALLLGASVEGQLLRDKFGASLRGTPVAGVASWPSPWVPLTGALLSAVGAGLQALLGGSRLLRGLARTRALPLPHALGRGWLWPLAATVTVAELGVLLGSLDLLSPVLSVFWLTSYLGLNLACALQGLLPTPGWSPRCRLYHWAASMAGAGLCLALMLVACWYCGLLALGIGATAYKYLEYRGAQSEWGEGLRGLSLSAARFALLRLEDGRPPAASWRPQLLVLLKLDEELRATQPQVLALAAQLQAGKGLTVVGTVIPGELPCDQPRARAAEQALREGLAGAGARGFVQVLVSPGRGPGLAALVQGCGLGALRPNAVLMGWPHGWRRRHDPAAARRFVELLRVAGAGARALLVAKGPLGTGAPGGTLDIWWVVGDGRLLTLLPLLLRQHPAWRGCCVRLFTVALLEDNSVRLRRLLEAVARRRGLPAQTHVVELHDSDVSAYTYERTLMMEQRSQMLRQMRQAQAPSTAGEEEEEEEEGGLPRRGPSPGNVRRMHAAERLNEVLGQHSGGARLVLLDLPPPPPRGPRPLDNYLEFLEVLTEGLGPVLLVRGGDSESPGP is encoded by the exons ATGTCGGGGGCGGGGCCTCGCCGAGGGGCCGGGGCCGAGCCGTCGGAGAGCAGCCCGGAGCCGCCCTCCCCGTCCagctcccgcccgccccgctccgactccagccccagccccagccccagcgaGCCGACCACGCCCCCTCCCGCGGGACACGCCCCCTCCCGCCAGCGGGGTGGGGCTTCCTCCCGCCACGCCCCCTCGGAGGCGGGGCTCCCATGTGACAGGCACCTTGCGCTCTTCGAG gAGGAGCTGGCCACCCGCCCCCGTGTCCCTGCCATGCTGCGCCGCATCGCCCAATACAGCGCCCTCAGCCCGGACAGTGACACGCCG GCTGTGCTGACCGCCGTGTCGTTGAGCGCCATCGCCACCAACGGCCTTGACCCCG GGGGCTGTTCCCTGGGGCTGCTGTCGGGGGCGCTGGGCCCCGAGGCGGGAGGGGCCGTGGGGCTCTGTGCCTTCCTCAGCGCCGCCTTcaccgctgccgccgccgccctggGCACCGCCGAGATCCTGCTG GCGTACGTGGTGCCGGGGGCCGCCGTCCTACCGGGCCGCGGCCGCAGTCGGCGCTTGAACAATGGGCGTGGATACGGGGcggtgctgctggcactgctggggctgggggctgctgccgGCCCGGCCACCACCGCCACCACCGCTGCTGCCACGCTGGGTCCTGCcgggctggtgctggtgctgctggggctgcaggcaggggccCTGCGCGCTGCCATCATGGGGGGCCCCCTGCACCC GCTCTGCTTGCCTGCCCAGCCTGGtggctgcctccagccctgccccacagctctgccccacagcatgggcaacaaTGGTACCCAAGGAGCCACACGGGTGGCATTCCCGGGGCCCAGCACCCATCTGCTGGCAC AGAACCTGTGGCCCCATCCCCCCGAGGTGCgggggagagcagcagagggggaggaggaggaggagggggatgATGATGACTCCTCGtttggggtgctgctggggctcagccTGCCCATCACCTCGG gagtgctgtggggctgcagccgCTGTGGGGAGCTGCGTGACATCGCCGGCTCCATCCCAGCTGGGAGCCTGGGGGCTGCCCTGGCCACCACCTTGGGCT ACCTGAGCGCGGCGCTGCTGCTGGGGGCCTCCGTCGAGGGGCAGCTGCTGCGGGACAA GTTTGGCGCATCGCTGCGGGGGACACCAGTGGCTGGGGTGGCCTCGTGGCCATCACCGTGGGTGCCACTGACTGGGGCCTTGCTGTCGGCGGTGGGGGCCGGGCTGCAGGCGCTGCTGGGGGGCAGCCGGTTGCTGCGGGGCCTGGCCCGTACCCGCGCCCTCCCACTGCCACAT GCGCTGGGTCGTGGATGGCTCTGGCCACTGGCAGCAACAGTGACCGTGGCTGAACTCGGTGTCCTCTTGGGTTCCCTCGACCTCTTGTCACCCGTCCTCTCCGT CTTCTGGCTCACGTCCTACCTGGGGTTGAACCTGGCCTGTGCCCTTCAAGGGTTGTTGCCCACCCCAGGATGGAGCCCCCGCTGTCGCCTCTACCACTG GGCAGCGTCGATGGCAGGCGCGGGGCTGTGCCTTGCACTGATGCTTGTTGCCTGCTGGTACTGTGGGCTGCTCGCCCTCGGCATCGGTGCCACTGCCTACAAGTACCTGGAGTACCGGGG GGCACAGAGCGAGTGGGGCGAGGGGCTGCGGGGTCTGTCACTCAGCGCCGCACGATTTGCCCTCCTGCGCTTGGAGGATGGGCGGCCACCTGCCGCAAGCTGGAG GccacagctgctggtgctgctgaagtTGGATGAGGAGCTGCGGGCGACGCAGCCGCAGGTGCTGGCACTGGCGGCGCAGCTCCAGGCCGGGAAGGGGCTCACAGTTGTCGGCACCGTCATCCCCGGGGAGCTGCCTTGTGATCAGCCCCGTGCCCGTGCTGCTGAGCAG GCGCTGCGGGAGGGGCTGGCAGGGGCCGGGGCCCGCGGCTTTGTGCAGGTGCTGGTGTCACCGGGGCGGGGGCCAGGGCTGGCAGCGCTGGTGCAGGGCTGCGGCCTGGGGGCATTGCGCCCCAACGCAGTGCTCATGGGTTGGCCCCACGGCTGGCGCCGGCGCCACGACCCTGCTGCCGCACGGAGATTCGTCG agctgctgcggGTGGCAGGGGCCGGGGCCCGGGCGCTGCTGGTGGCCAAGGGGCCACTGGGGACCGGGGCACCAGGGGGCACCTTGGACATCTGGTGGGTGGTGGGCGATGGGCGTCTGCtcaccctcctgcccctcctgctGCGGCAGCACCCG GCCTGGCGCGGGTGCTGCGTGCGGCTGTTCACGGTGGCGCTGCTGGAGGACAACAGTGTGCGGCTGCGGCGGCTGCTGGAGGCCGTGGCCCGGCGCCGGGGGCTGCCCGCACAGACCCACGTTGTGGAGCTG CATGACAGCGACGTCTCTGCCTACACATATGAGCGGACACTGATGATGGAGCAGCGCTCGCAGATGCTGCGCCAGATGCGGCAGGCACAG GCCCCCAGCACAGccggggaggaagaggaggaggaggaagaaggaggacTGCCCCGGCGAGGACCCAGCCC GGGGAACGTGCGGCGCATGCATGCGGCCGAGCGGCTGAACGAGGTGCTGGGGCAGCACTCGGGGGGGGCCCGTCTGGTGCTGCTGGAcctgccccccccacccccccgcgGGCCCCGGCCCCTCGACAACT ACCTAGAGTTCCTGGAGGTGCTGACAGAGGGGCTGgggccagtgctgctggtgcGGGGGGGAGACAGCGAAAGCCCTGGGCCCTGA